Proteins encoded in a region of the Corynebacterium genitalium ATCC 33030 genome:
- a CDS encoding PLD nuclease N-terminal domain-containing protein — protein sequence MGTTEFGELGFNVSWLEVLILGGMALLAVASFVLFVWAIASIIRADYLDGVSKLIWVIVCALFPLIGSLVWLFAGRKRSGRSVDPNYMPR from the coding sequence ATGGGCACGACTGAATTCGGTGAACTCGGTTTCAATGTTTCTTGGCTAGAAGTCCTGATCCTCGGCGGCATGGCCCTCCTCGCAGTGGCTTCTTTTGTTCTCTTTGTGTGGGCGATCGCGTCCATTATCAGAGCTGATTATCTCGATGGGGTCTCCAAACTCATTTGGGTCATCGTCTGCGCCCTCTTCCCCCTCATCGGCTCGTTGGTGTGGCTATTCGCGGGTCGTAAGCGATCCGGGCGCAGCGTCGACCCGAACTACATGCCGAGGTAG
- a CDS encoding glyceraldehyde-3-phosphate dehydrogenase, whose product MTEAAGQPQNLTEDWNNKLKLAQEMLPLISKLHRENNAVTSIYGRILVGMTDIEIIKAHRYARRVVARELPLDATLPIMRELSTMDLGTASIDLGRLAKNYSRTEGVELRTFLEEELAEVIGADSHRVPRDVVLYGFGRIGRLLARILIAREAQYGGVRLRAVVVRKKGEDDIVKRASLLRRDSVHGAFNGTITVDRENEIIWANGTPIQMIYSDDPGAIDYTAYGINDAIVVDNTGRWRDRAGLSRHLDSKGVARALLTAPGKGDVKNIVYGVNHDMIDDSEQDRVLSAASCTTNAITPVLKVVGDRWGVKHGHVETVHSYTNDQNLADNFHKGARRGRAAGLNMVLTETGAAKAVSKALPEFEGKLTGNAIRVPTPDVSMAVLNLDLDSEVNKDDVNNYLRRVSTDSDLRQQIDYIQSPDIVSTDFVGTTHAGIVDGLATIATGNHLVLYVWYDNEFGYSNQVVRIVEEIAGVRPKILPERKDPQDIR is encoded by the coding sequence GTGACGGAAGCCGCAGGGCAGCCCCAGAACCTGACCGAGGACTGGAACAACAAGCTGAAGCTCGCCCAGGAAATGCTGCCGCTGATCAGTAAGCTCCACCGCGAGAACAACGCTGTGACATCGATCTACGGCCGCATTCTGGTGGGAATGACAGACATTGAGATCATCAAGGCCCACCGCTACGCCCGCCGCGTGGTCGCCCGCGAGCTTCCGCTGGACGCGACCCTGCCGATTATGCGTGAGCTGTCCACGATGGACCTGGGCACTGCGTCCATCGATCTAGGCCGTCTGGCCAAGAACTACAGCCGCACCGAGGGTGTGGAGCTGCGCACCTTCCTCGAGGAAGAGCTGGCGGAAGTCATCGGTGCTGACAGCCACCGCGTCCCGCGTGACGTGGTCCTCTATGGCTTTGGTCGCATTGGCCGCCTGCTCGCCCGCATCCTTATCGCGCGTGAGGCCCAGTACGGCGGCGTGCGCCTGCGTGCTGTTGTGGTGCGCAAGAAGGGCGAGGACGACATCGTCAAGCGCGCGTCCCTGCTGCGTCGCGATTCCGTCCACGGCGCGTTCAACGGCACGATCACCGTCGATCGTGAGAACGAGATCATCTGGGCTAACGGCACCCCAATCCAGATGATTTACTCCGATGATCCGGGTGCGATCGACTACACCGCCTACGGCATCAACGACGCGATCGTCGTGGACAACACCGGCCGCTGGCGCGACCGTGCTGGCCTGTCCCGCCACCTGGATTCCAAGGGTGTCGCCCGCGCGCTGCTCACCGCGCCGGGCAAGGGCGACGTGAAGAACATTGTCTACGGCGTGAACCACGACATGATCGACGATTCCGAGCAGGACCGTGTGCTGTCCGCCGCGTCGTGCACCACTAATGCGATCACACCAGTGCTCAAGGTCGTTGGTGACCGCTGGGGGGTCAAGCACGGTCACGTTGAGACCGTCCACTCCTACACCAATGACCAGAACCTGGCTGACAACTTCCACAAGGGTGCCCGTCGCGGCCGCGCCGCCGGCCTGAACATGGTGCTCACCGAGACCGGTGCAGCCAAGGCCGTGTCCAAGGCGCTGCCGGAGTTTGAGGGCAAGCTCACCGGTAACGCTATTCGCGTTCCCACCCCGGATGTGTCCATGGCTGTGCTCAACCTCGATCTGGATTCCGAGGTGAACAAGGACGACGTGAACAACTACCTGCGTCGCGTGTCCACTGACTCGGACCTGCGCCAGCAGATCGACTACATCCAGTCCCCGGACATTGTGTCCACCGACTTCGTGGGCACCACCCACGCCGGCATTGTGGACGGGTTGGCCACCATCGCCACCGGCAACCACTTGGTGCTCTACGTGTGGTACGACAACGAGTTCGGCTACTCCAACCAGGTTGTGCGCATCGTCGAGGAGATCGCGGGTGTTCGCCCGAAGATCTTGCCGGAGCGCAAGGATCCGCAGGACATCCGCTAG
- a CDS encoding glycosyltransferase family 4 protein: protein MRIAIFTEVFLPKIDGVVTRIIRTVDQLAEMGHDVVIFATGDAPDTYAGFPVETVPSISFHWIYPEIKVGLPMPRISKRLKEFDPDIVHIVNPVAYAGYAAVVARRQKIPLLASFHTDVPAYTKDLGIGFVHKQSIWLIKNWHNLAGMNLVTSGPMMDTAAGYGFKKVALWPKAVDTVGYHPDKYSEQMRARLTDGNPEAPLLLYVGRMSAEKNLTILNDVMPLLRDKIPGARLAMVGEGPLYEQMKKAFNPEFTHFTGYMSGEPLAQAFASADVFAFPSLTETLGLVALESFASGVPVVGARAGGIPFVIDDGETGLLVDKEASAAQWADAFAQLLIDAPRRHTMGTLAREEAQRWSWRAATEKLVEYYEQCISGHAK from the coding sequence ATGCGCATTGCCATCTTCACGGAGGTCTTCCTCCCCAAAATCGACGGTGTGGTCACCCGCATCATTCGCACCGTGGACCAGTTGGCGGAAATGGGACATGACGTAGTCATCTTCGCCACCGGCGACGCCCCTGACACCTACGCGGGCTTCCCTGTGGAGACTGTGCCCAGCATTTCCTTCCACTGGATTTACCCGGAGATCAAAGTCGGTCTGCCGATGCCGCGGATATCCAAGCGCCTCAAAGAGTTCGACCCGGACATCGTGCACATCGTCAACCCCGTCGCGTACGCCGGATACGCCGCCGTTGTGGCCCGCCGCCAGAAGATCCCTCTCTTGGCGTCCTTCCACACGGATGTGCCCGCCTACACGAAGGATCTGGGCATTGGCTTCGTGCATAAGCAGTCGATCTGGCTGATCAAGAACTGGCACAATCTCGCGGGAATGAACCTGGTCACCTCCGGCCCCATGATGGACACTGCCGCAGGCTACGGCTTCAAGAAGGTGGCGCTGTGGCCGAAGGCTGTCGACACCGTCGGTTACCACCCGGACAAGTACTCGGAGCAGATGCGGGCGCGTCTCACTGACGGCAATCCGGAGGCTCCCCTACTGCTCTACGTCGGGCGCATGTCGGCGGAGAAGAATCTGACCATCCTCAACGATGTCATGCCGCTGCTGCGCGACAAGATCCCCGGCGCGCGCTTGGCCATGGTCGGCGAAGGCCCGCTGTACGAGCAGATGAAGAAGGCCTTCAACCCCGAGTTCACCCACTTCACCGGCTACATGTCGGGCGAACCGCTCGCGCAAGCATTCGCGTCGGCGGACGTGTTCGCGTTCCCCTCGCTGACCGAAACTCTCGGCCTCGTCGCGCTGGAGTCATTCGCGTCTGGTGTCCCGGTCGTCGGCGCCCGCGCGGGCGGCATCCCGTTCGTCATCGACGACGGCGAGACGGGCCTGCTCGTGGATAAAGAGGCCTCAGCCGCGCAATGGGCGGACGCGTTCGCGCAGTTGCTTATTGACGCCCCTCGCCGCCACACCATGGGAACCCTCGCCCGCGAAGAGGCGCAGCGGTGGTCGTGGCGCGCGGCCACAGAAAAACTGGTCGAGTACTACGAGCAGTGCATCAGCGGGCACGCCAAATAA
- a CDS encoding NAD-dependent epimerase/dehydratase family protein, protein MKIAVLGGDGFCGWPSSLHLSDLGHDVTIVDNLSRRAIDEELGAQSLTPIVPIEERLEAWKEVSGKTIEFRNIDVAQDYESLKRFIEEERPDTIIHFAEQRAAPYSMKNNRTKRYTVDNNVNATHNLLVAVVESGLNIHIVHLGTMGVYGYGTAGMEIPEGYLDIKVDVGENGMIDQQILYPSNPGSVYHLTKVLDQNLFAYYAKNDELRITDLHQGIIWGTHTPQTERDERLINRFDYDGDYGTVLNRFLMQAAIGYPLTVHGTGGQTRAFIHIRDMAKCIQLAVENPPENGERVKIFNQMTETHRVRDLAKLIADISGTEYALVPNPRKEADENDLFVSNDTFLSLGLEPTKLAEGLLQEVEEVAKRYADRVDRSKIPARSLWTGNQAEGVPETER, encoded by the coding sequence ATGAAGATTGCAGTTCTCGGCGGAGACGGATTCTGCGGGTGGCCCTCCTCCCTGCACCTTTCGGATCTCGGGCACGACGTCACCATCGTGGACAACCTTTCCCGCCGTGCCATCGACGAAGAGCTCGGCGCTCAGTCGCTCACCCCGATCGTGCCCATCGAGGAGCGTCTGGAAGCGTGGAAAGAGGTTTCTGGCAAGACGATCGAGTTCCGCAACATCGACGTCGCCCAAGACTATGAATCGCTCAAGCGATTCATAGAAGAGGAACGCCCGGACACCATCATCCACTTCGCCGAGCAGCGCGCCGCACCGTACTCGATGAAGAACAACCGCACGAAGCGTTACACCGTGGACAACAACGTCAACGCCACCCACAACCTGCTCGTGGCGGTGGTGGAGTCTGGCCTGAACATCCACATCGTCCACCTGGGAACCATGGGTGTGTACGGCTACGGCACCGCTGGAATGGAGATCCCGGAGGGTTACCTAGACATCAAGGTCGACGTCGGTGAAAACGGCATGATCGACCAGCAGATCCTCTACCCCTCCAACCCGGGCTCGGTGTACCACCTGACCAAGGTGCTGGACCAGAACCTGTTCGCGTACTACGCCAAGAACGACGAACTGCGCATCACCGACCTGCACCAGGGCATCATCTGGGGCACCCACACCCCGCAGACGGAGCGCGACGAGCGCCTGATCAACCGCTTCGACTACGACGGAGACTACGGCACCGTGCTCAACCGCTTCCTCATGCAGGCAGCCATCGGCTACCCGCTGACTGTGCACGGCACCGGCGGCCAGACCCGCGCGTTCATCCACATCCGCGACATGGCAAAGTGCATCCAGCTCGCGGTGGAAAACCCGCCGGAGAACGGCGAGCGCGTGAAGATCTTCAACCAGATGACGGAGACTCACCGCGTCCGCGACCTGGCCAAGCTCATCGCCGACATCTCCGGCACGGAGTACGCGCTCGTGCCCAACCCGCGCAAGGAGGCCGACGAGAACGATCTCTTTGTCTCCAACGACACCTTCTTAAGCCTCGGCCTCGAGCCCACAAAGCTCGCTGAAGGCCTGCTGCAGGAGGTGGAAGAGGTAGCGAAGCGCTACGCCGACCGCGTGGACCGCTCCAAGATCCCCGCCCGCTCCCTGTGGACCGGGAACCAGGCTGAGGGTGTGCCGGAGACCGAGCGCTAG
- a CDS encoding MFS transporter, with protein MTRTFTPKDSKTVFMSVVAFLISAGWAANHFASVLVVLRENQDMSTLLVNSAYGIYALGLFPCLIAGGLIADRFGSRPAVMVGATVAMLGNIALMFWQEHPAVLLGARFVVGLGVGLVVSAGTAWAGRLRGTEGTTLAGIFLTSGFMLGPIASGIIAHTVSASNAIYIPYVASILLSLCAIVFSFIVGDVPHTREVLHQEVDEEDIQRDALDDADDADGAHDADELAPAVEQSAGKALATAFPMGLWVFACMTCAIVTLSGRVGQYFESGAFLPGVAAVTAFGSGLVIQAIGRKMNFGPYSGVVGALCAVTGMTLVALGGASPSMVMFIVASVFLGLAYGLCLREGLLDVDTFSPPEKRGSVIGIYYVATYIGFGFPPLIEWLSGFVGPSLPYWVLAVLALASATIRTVQIRSGYLTRPQAA; from the coding sequence ATGACCCGCACCTTCACGCCGAAAGACTCCAAGACTGTCTTCATGAGCGTGGTAGCGTTCCTCATCTCTGCCGGATGGGCCGCGAACCACTTCGCGTCCGTGCTCGTGGTGCTCCGGGAAAACCAGGACATGTCGACGCTGCTAGTCAACAGTGCGTACGGTATCTACGCCCTGGGTCTGTTTCCGTGCCTGATCGCTGGCGGCCTCATCGCGGACCGTTTTGGTTCACGCCCGGCGGTGATGGTCGGCGCGACCGTGGCCATGCTGGGCAACATCGCGCTCATGTTTTGGCAGGAGCACCCGGCGGTATTGCTGGGAGCGCGCTTCGTCGTCGGGCTGGGCGTGGGCCTGGTGGTCAGTGCGGGCACTGCTTGGGCCGGGCGTTTGCGCGGCACAGAAGGCACGACGCTGGCTGGCATCTTCCTCACTTCGGGCTTCATGCTGGGGCCGATCGCCTCCGGGATCATCGCGCACACGGTCAGCGCTAGCAACGCCATTTACATCCCGTACGTGGCGTCGATCCTGCTTTCGCTGTGTGCGATCGTGTTCTCCTTCATCGTCGGCGATGTTCCGCACACTCGGGAAGTCCTGCATCAAGAGGTGGATGAGGAAGACATTCAGCGCGATGCGCTCGACGATGCAGACGATGCAGACGGCGCTCACGACGCAGATGAGCTGGCGCCGGCGGTGGAGCAGTCCGCCGGCAAGGCGTTGGCGACTGCATTCCCCATGGGTCTGTGGGTCTTCGCATGCATGACCTGTGCGATTGTCACCCTGTCCGGACGCGTGGGACAGTACTTCGAGTCTGGGGCGTTCCTGCCGGGCGTTGCCGCTGTGACCGCCTTCGGGTCGGGTCTGGTGATCCAGGCGATCGGCCGGAAGATGAACTTCGGCCCGTACTCCGGTGTCGTCGGTGCGTTGTGCGCGGTAACGGGCATGACGCTGGTGGCGCTCGGCGGAGCAAGCCCATCGATGGTCATGTTCATCGTGGCGTCGGTCTTCTTGGGCCTCGCGTACGGGCTGTGCTTGCGCGAAGGGCTTCTGGACGTTGATACATTCAGCCCGCCCGAAAAGCGTGGCTCTGTCATCGGCATTTACTACGTGGCCACCTACATTGGCTTCGGGTTCCCGCCGTTGATTGAGTGGCTGAGCGGCTTTGTCGGACCATCCCTGCCGTACTGGGTGCTCGCGGTGCTCGCGTTGGCGTCCGCGACAATCCGCACGGTGCAGATCCGCTCTGGTTACCTCACCAGGCCGCAGGCAGCGTAA
- a CDS encoding PLD nuclease N-terminal domain-containing protein: MFNESVHLFAQTYSEYGTTTDVVIPEGLLIGLGIASLISFIVWLWAVIDFARTKPMDSTSRIIWLVALLFAGIFAALVWLLWGRRNKDKWRANDVTQTAPGGPSAPGGYQY, encoded by the coding sequence ATGTTCAACGAATCTGTCCACCTTTTCGCCCAGACCTACAGCGAGTACGGCACCACCACCGACGTGGTCATCCCCGAAGGCTTGCTCATCGGTTTAGGAATCGCCAGCCTGATCTCCTTCATCGTGTGGCTCTGGGCGGTCATTGACTTCGCCCGCACCAAGCCGATGGATAGCACCTCGAGGATCATCTGGTTGGTCGCCCTTCTCTTCGCTGGCATCTTCGCCGCGCTGGTTTGGCTGCTGTGGGGCCGCCGGAACAAAGACAAGTGGCGGGCTAACGACGTCACCCAGACTGCACCGGGCGGACCGAGCGCTCCGGGCGGCTACCAGTACTAG
- a CDS encoding D-serine ammonia-lyase: MTMPWDRPASPPPSALSLIDALRTAQEISWARETTRELDADIAAAVDEAAERFDRFAPWVAEHYPETRAGSGAFGPGIIESPVKEVPDTKDYLSRILERDLSGPLWIKRDDALPISGSIKARGGIHEVFRLAEEQPGVKITVASTGNLGLSIGTVGPQLGFPTEVHMSVDAKQWKKDRLRTGGATVIEHPGLFTDTVAAARATSQSTTTEAGSAFFIDDENSLGLFTGYAVAGRRLKAQFDALGKEFTPDSPLIVYLPCGVGGGPGGVAFGLKQAFGRAVQCHIVEPVTSPCMALGLATGKGADITCADFGLSGRTIADGLAVQRPSPLVVKHADALFDGIHTLEDVTFLAGVNWLERTTGIVVEPSATAGLTIPWRLPDVPDTATHLVWLTGGSLIPDQDRERLRGQAATAAIQAAR, from the coding sequence ATGACCATGCCCTGGGACCGTCCCGCTTCCCCTCCCCCAAGCGCCCTTTCGCTTATCGACGCCCTCCGCACCGCCCAAGAAATCTCCTGGGCCCGCGAAACTACCCGTGAGCTCGACGCCGATATCGCGGCCGCCGTGGACGAGGCCGCGGAGCGTTTCGACCGCTTCGCTCCGTGGGTGGCCGAGCACTATCCCGAAACCCGCGCTGGGTCAGGCGCGTTCGGCCCCGGCATCATCGAATCTCCCGTCAAGGAAGTACCGGACACCAAGGACTATCTCTCCCGCATCCTCGAGCGCGACCTGTCGGGGCCGCTGTGGATTAAGCGTGACGACGCCCTGCCGATCAGCGGCTCGATCAAAGCCCGCGGCGGGATCCACGAAGTCTTCCGCCTCGCTGAGGAGCAGCCCGGTGTGAAGATCACTGTTGCTTCCACGGGCAACCTAGGGCTGTCCATCGGCACAGTCGGCCCGCAGCTGGGCTTCCCCACCGAGGTGCACATGTCCGTCGACGCCAAACAGTGGAAGAAAGACCGGCTGCGCACTGGCGGCGCGACCGTCATCGAGCACCCTGGACTGTTCACGGACACCGTCGCGGCGGCCCGGGCGACTTCACAAAGCACAACTACCGAAGCCGGATCGGCGTTCTTCATCGACGACGAGAACTCGCTCGGTCTGTTCACCGGTTACGCCGTTGCTGGCCGTCGCCTCAAGGCCCAGTTCGATGCCCTCGGCAAGGAGTTCACGCCGGACTCCCCGCTTATCGTCTACCTCCCCTGCGGTGTCGGCGGCGGCCCCGGCGGGGTCGCGTTCGGTCTCAAGCAGGCCTTCGGCCGCGCGGTGCAGTGCCATATCGTCGAACCCGTCACCAGCCCGTGCATGGCTCTCGGCCTCGCCACCGGCAAAGGCGCCGACATCACCTGCGCGGACTTCGGCCTGAGCGGGCGCACCATTGCCGATGGTTTAGCTGTGCAGCGCCCGTCGCCGCTCGTCGTCAAGCACGCGGATGCGCTTTTCGACGGCATCCACACCCTCGAAGACGTGACATTCCTCGCCGGAGTCAACTGGCTCGAGCGCACCACCGGCATCGTTGTCGAACCGTCTGCGACAGCCGGCCTGACTATCCCGTGGCGGCTGCCTGATGTGCCCGACACTGCCACGCACCTGGTCTGGCTCACCGGTGGCTCACTCATCCCCGACCAGGACCGGGAACGACTGCGCGGACAAGCGGCCACCGCCGCTATCCAGGCTGCACGTTAG
- a CDS encoding FAD-binding dehydrogenase, translated as MKTSDSIIIVGAGLAGLVAGHEAVKAGRKVVFIDQESRANLGGQAFWSLGGLFMVGTPEQKLMGAKDFEDLAWADWENSADYDDATGPGGEGNHDYWPRRWGREFVRFAANEMRDYLGELGLRVLPTVGWAERGSGDASGHGNTVPRFHLTWGTGPEVVRVFLEPLEAAEKQGKVEFRSRHRMDEIIVENGRAVGVKGMVLADDSSERGFASNNDEVEPFEIRGDAVVISTGGIGGNLDKVREMWPDDRWGPCPENMVTGVPEFVDGRGIGIAEAAGANLVNTDRMWHYPEGMINWDPIWPGHGIRIIPGPSSMWLDATGKRLPTNLFPGSDNVAALAHIGRTGHGYSWFLLNQHIADKEFIFSGSEQNPDLTDKSFKKLAGKLGPGTHVAVKAFMDNGADWVIADNLEDLVRKMNELAAETADGEAIEVNYDLVHKQVVERDAQLTNTFSKDAQINYIRTARNFLGDKIVRCAEPHRLLDEKEGPLIAVKLHILTRKTLGGIETDLNGRALHDDGSVFPGLYACGEVAGFGGGGYHGKNALEGTFLGGCIHSGKRVGESVASDSA; from the coding sequence ATGAAAACTTCTGATTCCATCATTATCGTCGGCGCGGGCCTGGCCGGACTTGTCGCAGGCCACGAAGCCGTGAAGGCAGGCCGCAAGGTCGTGTTCATCGACCAGGAAAGCAGGGCGAACCTAGGCGGGCAGGCGTTCTGGTCGCTCGGTGGGCTGTTCATGGTGGGTACCCCGGAGCAGAAGTTGATGGGGGCGAAGGACTTCGAAGACCTCGCGTGGGCGGACTGGGAGAACTCCGCTGATTACGACGATGCGACCGGGCCTGGTGGCGAGGGCAACCACGACTATTGGCCGCGCAGGTGGGGCCGTGAGTTTGTTCGTTTCGCAGCTAACGAGATGCGCGATTACCTCGGCGAGCTGGGTTTGCGTGTGCTCCCGACCGTCGGGTGGGCTGAGCGTGGCTCTGGTGATGCATCTGGGCACGGCAACACTGTGCCGCGTTTCCACCTCACATGGGGCACCGGCCCCGAAGTCGTCCGCGTCTTCCTCGAGCCGCTCGAGGCCGCCGAGAAGCAGGGCAAGGTGGAGTTCCGTAGCCGTCACCGCATGGACGAAATCATCGTGGAAAACGGCAGAGCAGTGGGAGTCAAGGGCATGGTGCTTGCCGACGATTCCTCCGAGCGCGGTTTCGCCTCCAACAACGATGAGGTGGAACCGTTTGAGATCCGCGGCGACGCCGTTGTCATCTCCACCGGAGGCATTGGCGGAAACTTGGATAAGGTCCGCGAAATGTGGCCGGACGACCGTTGGGGCCCGTGCCCGGAGAATATGGTCACGGGTGTTCCCGAGTTCGTCGACGGCCGAGGCATCGGCATCGCGGAGGCAGCTGGTGCGAACCTGGTCAATACCGACCGTATGTGGCACTACCCGGAGGGCATGATCAACTGGGATCCGATTTGGCCGGGCCACGGCATCCGCATCATTCCCGGCCCATCGTCGATGTGGCTCGACGCGACTGGCAAGCGCTTGCCCACGAACCTGTTCCCGGGCTCGGACAACGTTGCCGCCCTGGCCCACATCGGCCGTACGGGACACGGCTATTCCTGGTTCCTTCTCAACCAGCACATTGCCGACAAAGAGTTCATCTTCTCCGGCTCAGAGCAGAATCCGGATCTGACCGACAAGTCGTTCAAGAAGCTCGCCGGCAAACTCGGTCCCGGCACGCATGTGGCCGTCAAGGCGTTCATGGACAACGGCGCGGACTGGGTCATTGCCGACAACCTTGAAGATCTGGTGCGCAAGATGAACGAGCTGGCTGCCGAAACTGCAGACGGTGAGGCCATCGAGGTGAACTACGACCTCGTGCACAAGCAGGTCGTCGAGCGTGACGCCCAGCTGACCAACACCTTCTCCAAGGACGCGCAGATCAACTACATCCGCACGGCACGCAATTTCCTGGGCGACAAGATCGTGCGCTGCGCCGAACCCCACCGCCTTCTGGACGAGAAGGAGGGCCCGCTCATTGCCGTCAAACTGCACATTCTCACCCGCAAGACCCTTGGCGGCATTGAGACAGACTTGAACGGCCGCGCTTTGCACGACGACGGCTCCGTCTTCCCCGGCCTCTACGCCTGCGGTGAAGTCGCCGGATTCGGCGGTGGCGGCTACCACGGCAAGAACGCCCTGGAGGGCACCTTCCTGGGCGGCTGCATTCACTCCGGCAAGCGCGTCGGAGAAAGCGTTGCCAGCGACTCTGCCTAA
- the manA gene encoding mannose-6-phosphate isomerase, class I has product MLKLTGQLQHYPWGDDSSIASLQNREPSGKPEAELWFGAHPSAPSLTDAGPLDAVIAADPAGILGPQCAETFSGTLPYLVKILAAAQPLSIQAHPSIAQAREGFARENAAGIPVDAPARNYKDDNHKPEILIALSPFRALAGFRPVAKTRVLIDVLALPALNPAQEVLADETMSEEQRLHTVLEGWLSLDDPAPLATAVVQRAQALADGETDEAELITIARNLEFIGERFPGDVGILAALLLNHVELDTGDGLFLPAGNLHAYISGLGVEVMANSDNVLRGGLTSKHIDQAELLSILEFTPLEDPTFHGKATETLSLYTRNFDVGIPDFRVTRYFDETDDEEENGTMVRIDGGEPTIILVVEGTLTIATETSSPLELAPGEAVFVGADEGLIHVETTPGSGARFFEIAPGEITKAGSIDPAEFD; this is encoded by the coding sequence GTGCTCAAACTGACAGGGCAGCTGCAACATTATCCCTGGGGCGATGACTCCAGCATTGCTTCGCTGCAGAACCGCGAACCTTCAGGCAAACCGGAAGCCGAGCTATGGTTCGGTGCGCACCCGAGCGCGCCGTCTTTGACCGATGCCGGCCCGCTCGATGCTGTCATCGCCGCCGACCCCGCGGGGATTCTCGGCCCGCAGTGCGCGGAGACTTTCTCCGGCACGTTGCCGTACCTCGTGAAGATTCTCGCGGCCGCGCAGCCCCTGTCCATTCAGGCGCACCCGTCCATTGCGCAGGCGCGGGAGGGTTTCGCACGGGAGAACGCCGCCGGCATCCCTGTGGACGCGCCCGCACGTAACTACAAGGATGACAACCACAAGCCGGAGATCCTCATTGCGCTGTCTCCGTTCCGTGCGCTTGCAGGATTCCGCCCGGTGGCCAAAACCCGGGTGCTTATCGACGTTCTTGCGCTCCCGGCGCTTAACCCCGCCCAAGAGGTTCTCGCCGACGAAACGATGAGCGAGGAACAACGCCTGCACACGGTGCTGGAGGGGTGGCTGTCGTTGGATGACCCTGCCCCGTTGGCCACCGCTGTCGTTCAGCGGGCGCAAGCCCTCGCTGACGGTGAGACGGATGAGGCGGAACTGATCACCATCGCCCGGAACCTGGAGTTCATTGGGGAGCGGTTCCCCGGCGATGTGGGCATCCTCGCCGCGCTCTTGCTCAACCACGTCGAGCTGGACACAGGTGACGGGCTTTTCTTGCCGGCCGGTAACCTACACGCCTACATCAGCGGCCTCGGTGTGGAAGTGATGGCCAACTCCGACAATGTGCTGCGCGGCGGATTGACCAGCAAGCACATCGATCAGGCAGAACTGCTGAGCATTCTGGAGTTCACGCCGCTGGAGGACCCCACCTTCCACGGCAAGGCCACAGAAACGCTCAGCCTGTACACGCGCAACTTCGACGTTGGCATCCCGGATTTCCGGGTCACCCGCTACTTCGACGAAACTGATGACGAAGAAGAAAACGGCACAATGGTCCGCATTGACGGTGGGGAACCGACCATCATCCTGGTGGTGGAAGGCACCCTGACCATTGCGACTGAGACTTCCTCGCCGCTGGAGTTAGCCCCGGGGGAAGCCGTCTTCGTCGGTGCAGACGAAGGCCTCATTCACGTGGAGACCACCCCAGGGTCTGGTGCCCGGTTCTTCGAAATTGCACCTGGAGAAATAACGAAAGCCGGGTCAATCGACCCGGCCGAGTTCGACTAG